The nucleotide window ACATCCGGCGGGCCCGCGAACGCATCCCCCGCAGGGAGCCGTAGGACCCGCCGATCACGCAGCTCACCAACGCGACGGTCCATTCATACGCGTGGCCTCGCGGAGAACGCAGAAGACCACCCCGGCAGCGACCAGGACCAGCGGTGTCAGCAGTGACCGGGCCAGGGCACGTCGGTGTCCGACGGGCCCTGGCCCGCAGCGCCTCCTCGAAGTCCGCAGCCGTCGTCCGGTAGACGAACTCCACGGCCGTGCCCCGGTCCGCGTCCTGTGCCGAAAGATCCCCGCCCATGGTGTCCATGGGCGGGGATCTTAGTCAGGGACTCGTCAGAACGACGAGTTGCTGCGTCGCCCGGGTCATCGCCACGTAGCGGTCGACCGCTCCCTCGATGCCCGTGCCGAACGACTCCGGGTCGACGAGGACGACGAGGTCGAACTCCAGGCCCTTCGACAGCGACGGTGTCAGCGAGCGGACGCGGGAAGTCGGCCGGAAGTCGGGGGCGCCGATGACGCAGGCGATCCCGTCGTCGTGGGCGTCGAGCCACGTGTCGAGGATCTCGTGGAGGTCCTCGGTGGAGCCGTGGACGACGGGGAGGTCGCCGCTGCGGATGGAGGTCGGCACGTTGGCGTCCGGGAGCACGGCGCGGATGACCGGCTCCGCTTCCGCCATGATCTCGGCCGGGGTCCGGTAGTTGATGCTCAGGGAGGCCAGCTTGATCCGGTCGAGCCCGATCCGCTCCAGCCGTTCCTGCCACGACTCCGTGAACCCATGCCTGGCCTGGGCGCGGTCCCCGACGATGGTGAAGCTGCGGGACGGGCAGCGGAGCAGCAGCATCTGCCATTCCGCGTCGGTGAGTTCCTGCGCCTCGTCCACCACGATGTGGGCGAACGGACCGGCGAGCAGGTCACGTTCGACGTCGAGCGAAGCCGCCCCGTCGAACACGGTGTCCTTCAGGTCCTGGCCGCGCAGCATCGTCAGCGCGCCTTCGCCGTCCTGATCGGTCTCGATCAGGCCGTCGATGACCTTGGTCATCTGCTCGCGTTCGGCGGCGACCGACGCCTTGTGCCTGCGCAGACGCCGCGAGGCGTCCGGGTCGCCGAGCCGCTGCCGTGCCGCGTCCAGGATCGGCAGGTCGGACACCGTCCAGGCGTTGGCGTCCTCCCGCTGGAGCCGCATCACCTCGTCGCGGGTGAGCCCGGGGGCGCACTTGCGCAGATAGGCGGGTACGGACCACAGGTCCGCGACGAGGTCGGTCGCTTCGATCAGCGGCCACGCGTTGTCGAAGACCGCGAGCAGCTGCCTGTTCTGGTGCAGCGACTTGCGGAGCGGCTCGGCCGTGTCCTCGTCGTCGTGCTTGTCCACCAGGATCGTGAGCAGCTCCTCCCAGACCTGGTCGCGCGCCTCGTTGTGCGGGGTGCCGGATGCCGCGTCGAACGCCACGGCCCAGTCGTCAGCGGTCAGCCGGATGTCGGACCAGTGGGTCGTGACCGTCATGCCCGTGGCGGGCGGCTCCTCGTAGAACCTGGCGGCCGCCTCGACCGCCTTCACGAGGTCCGCGGACGACTTCAGCCGGGCCACTTCCGGGTCCCGCTCGGCCGCGGCCTTCGCGCCCTCGGGGAGGAGGTCGCGCAGGGTGCAGGTCTGCACGCCCTCCTCTCCGAGGCTCGGGAGGACGTCGGCGACGTATCCCAGGTAGGGCTGGTGAGGGCCGACGAACAGCACACCGCCCCGGCGGTGGCCGAGACGCGGGTCGGAGTAGAGGAGGTACGCCGAGCGGTGCAGGGCGACGACGGTCTTCCCCGTGCCCGGACCGCCGTCGACGACGAGGGCGCCGCGCGATCCCGCGCGGATGATGGCGTCCTGGTCGGCCTGGATGGTGCCGAGCACGTCGCGCATCCGGGCGGACCGGTTGGTGCCCAGGCTGGCGATGAAGGCGGACTGGTCGTCGAGCGCCGCCCGGTCGGACATGCCGTCCGGGGTGAAGACCTCGTCCCAGTAGTCGTTGATCCGGCCACCCTTCCACCGGTACCTGCGGCGGGTCGCGAGCCCCATCGGGTTGGCGTGGGTGGCACCGAAGAACGGCTCGGCGGCGGGTGAGCGCCAGTCGAGCAGCAGCCGGCGGCCCGCACTGTCCGTGAGGCCGAGCCGTCCGACGTACACGGGCTCGGAACCGTCCGTGGCGACCATGTGCCCGAGGCAGAGGTCGAGCCCGAAACGCCGCAGCGCGCGCAGGCGGGCGGTCAGCCGGTGGACCTCCAGGTCCCGGTCCATCGCCTGCTGGCCCAGGCCGCCGGGCGCCTTGCGAGTGGCGTCGAGGAGGTCGGACAGTTCCGCGATCGACTGCTCCAGGCACTCCGCGACGGCCGCGAAGTGCTGCTCGTCACCGGCGATCAGTGCCGGGTCGGCCTTCGGCCCAAGACGCTCGGGCAGGTCGAACGCGCTGCTGGTCTCCGACAAGAAAGAACGCACTAGGTGAATCTCCCATTTTCCGCAGGTTCCGGCCTCAGCGAGCGATTGTGCGCCATCACCGGGGCCTTGCCGCAAGTCCCCCTGTGCGTTATGAGTTGAAAGTGGCGGGAGGTGGGTCGTCCCTTCTGCCGGTCGCCCCTTACGCCCCCGCCCTATTCCGCGTCCAGGGCCTCCCGTACCGCCTTAGCGGTGTGCCGAGCGTCATATCCCTCCGGGACCCCCTCGACCATGATGATGTCGCCCTTGATGTGCCGCGCGCGCAGCGGGGCGATCTCCTGGTACGCGGGCGAGTCCCACCAGGCCCGCGCCTCGGCGATGCCGGGGAAACCGATCATCACGACGCTTCCGGCCCAGTTGCCCTCCTTCACCTCGTGCTGCGTGACGTGCACGAGGAAGCGTCCGCCGTACGGCTCGAAGGTGCCGGGGATCCGCTCCATGTACTCCGCGATCTCCGCGTGCGGGGCGGCGTCCTGAAGGTGAGCGATGACATAGGCGGGCATGGTGTCCTCCGGTCGGTCGGGCGGTCGTTCTCCGTACGCCGAGCTTGGCACCGCGGCGCACCGGGGTCGATTACCCCGCAGGTAAGGACCGGCCCGCCCCGCTGCGGCATCCCGTCCCCGGCCCGGACACTCGGCCCGCCCGCTGCGGCGTCCCGTCCCGGACCTGGACGCTCGCCCCGCCCACCCGTGAGTCCGGCCGGCGCTCAGCCCAGGTGCGTGTCTCCCAGTGACCTCAGCAACCGCCGCAGTGCCCCGTCGAGCGCCCGGCGCTCCTCGGCCGTCAGGCCCGCCAGCATCCGCTCCTCGTTCGCCACGTGGTCGACCACGGCCCGGTCGACCAGGGCCAGACCCTCTTCGGTCAGGCGGACGCGGATGGCCCGGCGGTCGGCGGGGTCCGGGTGGCGCTCGATCAGTCCCTTGCGCTCCAGCTTGTCGAGACGGTTGGTGATCGCGCCCGAGGTCACCATCGCGGACTTCAGGAGACCGCCCGCGGTGAGCTCGTGCGGGGCGCCGACCCGGCGCAGCGTGGCGAGTACGTCGAACTCGGCGAACTCCAGACCGTGCTCGGCGAAGACCGGTTTCATGCCCTTGCTCAACAGGTGATCGGCCCGCTTGATACGGCCCACCAGGGCCATCGCGTCCAGTCCCGCCAGGCCCATGTCCGGGCGCTCACGGCGCCACTGGGCGCGCAGTTCGTCGATGGCGTCGGCATCCGCTTCCGCTTCCGGCTGCCGCCCCGCCTCGCGCTCGCTCATTCCCGCGCTCCTCCCTCGCCCGAGCCAGGTCTCTCAACGTTCAGATACTTGACGTTCGCAGACCGCGTGGCTCATATTTATCTCAACGTTGAGAATAACAGCGTTGAGGAGAAGCCGAGGGGGAGCACCATGTCCGTCACCACCACCGAGCCGGCCACCACCAACAAGTCCGCCCGCACTACACCGACACCGACCACGCCCACAGCGCCGGCCCCCCGCGCCTCCACCAAGGCCGCCATCGGCATCGCCGCACTCGCCGCCATCGGGCCCGCGACCTGGGGCACCACCTACGTCACGACCACCGAGCTCCTCCCGGCCGACCGCCCCTTGCTCGCCGCCGCCCTGCGCGCGCTGCCCGCCGGGCTCATCCTGCTCGCCCTCACCCGGCGCCTGCCGCGCGGCGACTGGTGGTGGAAGGCCACTGTGCTCGGGATGCTCAACTTCGGCGCGTTCTTCCCGCTGCTGTTCTTCGGCGCGTACCACCTGCCCGGCGGCGTGGCCTCCACGGTCAGCGCGGTCACCCCGCTACTGGTGGCCGGCCTCGGGGCCGGAGTGCTCAAGATCCGGCCCACGCGCCGCACGCTGACCGCCGGGCTCGTCGGAGTCGCGGGCGTCGGACTGCTCGTCCTGCGCGGGAACGCCGAGGTCGATCCCGCAGGTCTCGTGGCCATGCTGGCGGCCACCGTACTGATGGCCCTCGCCGTCGTCCTGAGCAAGCGATGGGGCCGCCCCGAAGGCGTCTCGCTGCTCGGCTTCACCGGCTGGCAGCTGACCGTCGGTGGTCTGGTGCTGGCGCCCGTCGCCCTCACCGCAGAAGGCCTGCCCGACCACTTCACCGGGGCGAACGTCGCCGGGTACGTCTACCTCGGCGCGATCGGCACAGCGGTGGCGTACGCCCTCTGGTTCCACGGCATCGAGCGCCTCCCTGCCTCCTCCGTCTCCTTCCTCGGCCTGACGAACCCGGTCGTCGCCACGCTCGCCGGCCTCCTCTTCCTGGGGCAGACCCTCACCGCCTGGCAGATCGTCGGCCTGGCCCTGGTGATCGGCAGCGTCGCACTCGGCCAGAACCTCCGTCCGGCAGCCAGGCGACGCACCACATCAGCGGCCTGAACACGCCCCCGAACCCCACGCACCCAAGGAGCCCTCCCATGCGCATCACCGTCTTCGGAGCAGCCGGAAACGTAGGCAGCCGTGTCGTCACCGAGGCCCTCGCCCGGGGCCACGAGGTCACCGCAGTGGTCCGCGACGCCGCCCGCTTCCCCGCACTGCACCCCGCCGCCACCCACCGCACCGGAAACGCCGGAAACCCCGCGCACGTCGCCGAGTTGAGCACCGGCCAGGACCTCGTGGTCGGCGCCACCCGCCCCGCCCCCGGCCACGAGGACGAGCACGCCGCCGTCGGCAGGGCGTTGCTGTCCGGCCTGGCCGGCACCGATACCCGTCTGATCGTGGTCGGCGGCGCGGGCAGTCTCACGGTGCCGGGCACCCGAGGCGTCCTCGCGAGCGACGACCCGGCCTACGTCCCCGACGCCTGGCGACACATCGCCCTGGCCTCCAACGCCCAGTACGACGCCGTCCGCACGGCCACGACCGAGGTCGACTGGGCCTACCTGAGCCCGTCCGCCGTCCTCGAACCGGGCAACCGCACCGGCACCTTCCGGCTCGGCACCGACGAACTCCTGGTCGACGCCGAGGGCAACTCGGCCCTCTCCATGGAGGACCTCGCGGTGGCGCTCCTGGACGAGGCCGAGCACCCCAAGCACCACCGCACCCGCTTCACGGCCGGATACTGACGGGCGGCGTGAAGTCCGGCATCATACGTGGTCATTCACCCGCCGGCAGTCCATCGCCTTCGAGAAGCTGCGCGCCGCGGGCATTCCCGACGACAAGGCGGACGACCTCGCCGCCACGGTGATCAGCCCACTGGAGGGCGCCGAACTCGCGGCCCAGGCCTCGCGGAACGCCCGGCCACTGGAGGTCGCGGGGCCATCACCTGGCCCAGCTGATCGCGCTCCACCGGAATCCGCCCGGAGCTCAAGGGCCGAGTTCCGAGCGCTCTTAGCAAGGATGGGGTGGAGGGTCAGTTGTCCCACCCACCCACCCTGCCTGGAGAGTTGACTTTTCGTGACCGACTTGCCACGCATGGTCATCGCGCTCTAGCGTGCGTCAGAGACAACAAAACGACCCCCGCCGGTGCTGGAACACCGAACAGGGGTCTGACCACGAGAAACGGAAACGGAAACGTCCTCATGGCTGACGCCCAGCTTAGTGCTGCCCCTTGCACCCCGCACGTATCCCCGCCCGCGGCTCCGCCCGCAGCCCCGCACCCGATGGCCAACCCGGGTTACGGCAAGCGCTCCGCACCGTACGAACGACCGCGCTCCGAGCGCGACTTCGCGCACCTCGTCCCCCGTGACGCCGCCATCGCCGCCTTCATCGACCGGCTCCCCGACGGCTCCGACATCTCCGTGAAGGCCCTGGCCAAGGCGCTCCCGTACGGACAGTGCGCCGTACGGACCACGCTCAACCGGCTCCAGGAAGCCGGGCATCTGCGCCGGGGCAGCGAGTGCGTCGCCACCGAGCAGGTCCTGCTCTGGGTGACGCGGACGTTCTTCTCCCGGACCGCACGTGACGACGCCTGGTGGGCGGCGTTCGCCCAGGGCGACGTACCGAGGGAACAGCAACGGCCCACCCGGTCGAGGGCGTTCATCCTGCTGGCCTCGCTCGGCCGGGCCGCCCCCACGCTCACCCTCTCCTCGGCCGACTGCGTGAGCCTGGAACCGCAGGTCAGCGAGTGGTTCGAGCGGGGAGCCACCGAAGCGGAGCTCCTCCACGCCCTGACCGCGGGACTTCCCACCCCGGTCCACCACGCCGCATCCCTCGTCCGCAGGCGGCTGCGGGACAAGTTGCCCCCCGAACGGGTCGTTCCGGTCCACCGCACCGTCCTGCGCACCCTGGAGTGCAGCGAGTGCCGCGCCCCGGGCACCCCGGAGGCCCTCCTCGGCGGTCGCTGCGCCCCCTGCCGGGGCACCGAACCGGACACCCGCTTCGGCCCACCCGGCGCCGTACAGGCGGGGCACGTGCGCGACCGCATGAGTCAGGTACGAGCGGCCCTGGTCCCCCGCCCCGAACGGCCGTCCGTCAGGCGGTGAGGCCGCTCGTACCTCAGGGACCTCACGAACCGTCAGGCACGGCGCCGGCGTCGGACGACCGCGTAGCCGATGGCGCCGGCTGATGCGCCGACCGCCAGGGTCAGGCCGATGGCGGACTCGCGGCCGGTCGGTCCCGACGCGCCACCGAGCCCGCCCCCGGCGCCACCCGTCGGCATCGTGGTGGGGCTCACCGTCCGGGCACTGGCCGTGGCGGTGGCCGTGGCGGTGGCGGTGGCGGTGGCGGTGGGGGTGGGGGTGGGGGTGGCGGTGGGACTCACCGGCTGAGGCGTGGTGATGAGGCTCTCCGGCCGGGACGTGGCATCGGGGCTGATCGTCCCGGAGACCGTCGCGCCGCCCCGCCGGGGCAGCCACTCGCAGGCGATGCCGTCATCCGCGCCGCGATCCTCGTCGAGGCGGTTCGGATCGCTCGGGTCTCTGTTGAACTCGGCCTGCGCGTCTTCCTGGAAGACGAAGTCCCGGCAGTCGACATCCTGCGCGTACGCGACACCGGAGAGAGGGACGACGGAAGATACAGCGAGTGCTATCCCCGCCACAGCGGTACGACCGTTCATGTTGAGCCTCCTTGGCCGGATGGCCTTCGGTCCGACCCTAGGATCGGCGGCGCCGCACAGCGCGGCACGCTAGCCCGAATGGGCGGCCTCAACACCTCTGAGCAGGCGGAACAACATCCATGCACGCCGACAGCGCATCGTCAGGCGGCGGGCGCGTACGCCCGGCCAAAACCTGACTTGGGTTCCGTCGTTGGCCGTGTCGACGAATGCTCCCTTCCAGAGGACGCCCATGCGCCGACGCATCACCAGGTCCCGTGCCGGAATCCTCTGCGCGGTGCTCGTCATGGCCACGTTCGTCGGGTTCCAGCTGACGTCACTGACCGGGCGGGATTCCCCCGATTCCAAGAACTACCTCTCCTACGCCCTCCGGCTGAGCGGCGAGAGCCGCGCATCGGCCACCGCTCAGGCGATCGACTACACGTGCGCCGACGAGGCCGACAGCCCTCGCGTACGGGCCTGCGTGCGCGAGCTGACGGCCTCGACCGCCTACTGGACGCGGCACGGGAACACCTCTGGCATGACCGGCCCGTTCTTCAACTCCCGGTTCATGTCGATCTATGAGGCGCGCCCCGGATATCCCCTGCTGCTCGTGCCGTTCATCTCCGTGTTCGGCCTGGTGCTGGGCGTCTGGCTGGCCGGGGTGGCCGTCGCCCTCGCCGGGAGCCTCTTCGTCCTGGCCACGCTGCGGGCCGCCGGTGCCAACCGGGTGGCCGCGCTGTGCGGGCAGATCCTCTACCTGACGCTGCCCACGGGCGCGGTCGCGATGCTCCCCATGGCAGACGGGCTCACGCTGGCCTGTACTGCGGCGGTGGCACTGGGCTGCACGCTGGTCCTGAACGGGGATCAGGGGAAGTACCGGGACCGCCGCACGGCCGGGACCGTGCTCGTCGTCGCCGGCCTGCTCGTCGCCTTCCTGGCGCGCTACTCCCAGGCACTCCTGCTGGCCGTCGCCCTCGCGGTGGGCTTCGCCGGACTCGCCGCGTACCGCAAGAGCCGCGACCGCTCGCCCCAGCCGGCGTTCGGCCTCTTCCTCCTCTGCGGCGGCCTGGCGGTCGCCATGCAGCTGACCACGTACGCACTGGGCTGGCCGTCCGGACACGACAGCGCCCAGGACCTGCTGACCCACCATTACCAGCGTCCGGACGTACCCGATCCCTGGCCCGGTTTCCTCTCGGCCGAGGGCACCTTCTGGGCGGCCTGGGCGGACCATCAGCTGAAGGATCCCTTACTCCTGATCACCCTGGCCCTGGCCGCCTGTGCCACGCTCCGGCACCC belongs to Streptomyces finlayi and includes:
- a CDS encoding MarR family winged helix-turn-helix transcriptional regulator, which gives rise to MSEREAGRQPEAEADADAIDELRAQWRRERPDMGLAGLDAMALVGRIKRADHLLSKGMKPVFAEHGLEFAEFDVLATLRRVGAPHELTAGGLLKSAMVTSGAITNRLDKLERKGLIERHPDPADRRAIRVRLTEEGLALVDRAVVDHVANEERMLAGLTAEERRALDGALRRLLRSLGDTHLG
- a CDS encoding DUF1330 domain-containing protein; translation: MPAYVIAHLQDAAPHAEIAEYMERIPGTFEPYGGRFLVHVTQHEVKEGNWAGSVVMIGFPGIAEARAWWDSPAYQEIAPLRARHIKGDIIMVEGVPEGYDARHTAKAVREALDAE
- a CDS encoding excalibur calcium-binding protein yields the protein MNGRTAVAGIALAVSSVVPLSGVAYAQDVDCRDFVFQEDAQAEFNRDPSDPNRLDEDRGADDGIACEWLPRRGGATVSGTISPDATSRPESLITTPQPVSPTATPTPTPTATATATATATATASARTVSPTTMPTGGAGGGLGGASGPTGRESAIGLTLAVGASAGAIGYAVVRRRRRA
- a CDS encoding NAD(P)-dependent oxidoreductase; amino-acid sequence: MRITVFGAAGNVGSRVVTEALARGHEVTAVVRDAARFPALHPAATHRTGNAGNPAHVAELSTGQDLVVGATRPAPGHEDEHAAVGRALLSGLAGTDTRLIVVGGAGSLTVPGTRGVLASDDPAYVPDAWRHIALASNAQYDAVRTATTEVDWAYLSPSAVLEPGNRTGTFRLGTDELLVDAEGNSALSMEDLAVALLDEAEHPKHHRTRFTAGY
- a CDS encoding LmrA/YxaF family transcription factor translates to MPDDKADDLAATVISPLEGAELAAQASRNARPLEVAGPSPGPADRAPPESARSSRAEFRALLARMGWRVSCPTHPPCLES
- the helR gene encoding RNA polymerase recycling motor ATPase HelR, with the translated sequence MSETSSAFDLPERLGPKADPALIAGDEQHFAAVAECLEQSIAELSDLLDATRKAPGGLGQQAMDRDLEVHRLTARLRALRRFGLDLCLGHMVATDGSEPVYVGRLGLTDSAGRRLLLDWRSPAAEPFFGATHANPMGLATRRRYRWKGGRINDYWDEVFTPDGMSDRAALDDQSAFIASLGTNRSARMRDVLGTIQADQDAIIRAGSRGALVVDGGPGTGKTVVALHRSAYLLYSDPRLGHRRGGVLFVGPHQPYLGYVADVLPSLGEEGVQTCTLRDLLPEGAKAAAERDPEVARLKSSADLVKAVEAAARFYEEPPATGMTVTTHWSDIRLTADDWAVAFDAASGTPHNEARDQVWEELLTILVDKHDDEDTAEPLRKSLHQNRQLLAVFDNAWPLIEATDLVADLWSVPAYLRKCAPGLTRDEVMRLQREDANAWTVSDLPILDAARQRLGDPDASRRLRRHKASVAAEREQMTKVIDGLIETDQDGEGALTMLRGQDLKDTVFDGAASLDVERDLLAGPFAHIVVDEAQELTDAEWQMLLLRCPSRSFTIVGDRAQARHGFTESWQERLERIGLDRIKLASLSINYRTPAEIMAEAEPVIRAVLPDANVPTSIRSGDLPVVHGSTEDLHEILDTWLDAHDDGIACVIGAPDFRPTSRVRSLTPSLSKGLEFDLVVLVDPESFGTGIEGAVDRYVAMTRATQQLVVLTSP
- a CDS encoding EamA family transporter; the encoded protein is MSVTTTEPATTNKSARTTPTPTTPTAPAPRASTKAAIGIAALAAIGPATWGTTYVTTTELLPADRPLLAAALRALPAGLILLALTRRLPRGDWWWKATVLGMLNFGAFFPLLFFGAYHLPGGVASTVSAVTPLLVAGLGAGVLKIRPTRRTLTAGLVGVAGVGLLVLRGNAEVDPAGLVAMLAATVLMALAVVLSKRWGRPEGVSLLGFTGWQLTVGGLVLAPVALTAEGLPDHFTGANVAGYVYLGAIGTAVAYALWFHGIERLPASSVSFLGLTNPVVATLAGLLFLGQTLTAWQIVGLALVIGSVALGQNLRPAARRRTTSAA